The nucleotide window CTCTCGACGAGCTGGTCGCGATCGTCGAAGAGGCACGGAGTGTGCCGATGACCGCAGGCTGTGTCGTCCCGCGCGGCGACGTGCTGGAACTGCTCGACGACATCAAGGACTCCATCCCCGGCGAGCTCGACGACGCGCAGGACGTGCTCGACCAGCGCGACACGCTCATCGGCGACGCCCGCGAGCACGCCGAGACGACGGTGGCGAAGGCGGATTCGGAGTCCGAGGCCGTCCTCGCCCACGCGCGCGCCGAGGCGGACCGCATCCTCTCCGAGGCGAAGGCGCAGGCCGACCGCATGGTCGACGAGGCCAGTGCGCACTCGAGCTCGCTCGTCGAGGACGCCTCCGAGGAGGCCCATCGCCTGCAGACGAGCGCGGCGCGGGAATTCGAGGCCGTCACCGGCCGGGCGCGGGCCGAAGCCCAGCGCACCATCGACGCGGCCAACAACTCCTACGACAAGTCGGTGGCCGACGGCATCGCCGAGCAGCAGCGACTCGTCTCCGAGACAGAGGTGGTCGGTGCGGCGAAGTCCGAGGCGGAGCGGATCATCGACGCCGCGCACGCCGAGGCGGATCGCCTGCGCGGTGACTGCGACGTCTACGTCGACGAGAAGCTCGCTCAGTTCGAAGAGGTCCTGACCGGCACGCTGCGGTCGGTGAACCGTGGGCGGCATCAGCTGCGCACCGGTGCCGGAATGCACGACTACGTCGAGTACCCCCGGGGCGTCGACGAGTCCGCACGGCCGGAGGGTCGTGGTGACGGATCGCGCTCGCGCGAGGCATCGGCCCGCCACACCTACGACCGCGACCACGGTTCGCCGCTCGCGGTGTGACACGGCTGTCGACCGGGCTCTCACGCGCCGCCGGCGTCGGTCGATCATTCCCGGAGGCGAGCGTATGGTAGGCGTCTGTGGCTGATCATGCTGTGACTTCAGAGCCGTCGCGCGGTCCCGGTTCGACTCCGAAGCGCGAGCCGTTCGTGCTGGATGTGCGTTCGCTGGGACGTCGCCCGGGAACCATGTCCGAGGTGCATCGCACCGTGCGGACACCTGAGCGGCTCGGCGTCGAGATGGTCGGAATCCCGGCGGATTCCGACGTCGACCTCGACCTCCGCCTGGAGGCGGTCTCCGAGGGAATCCTCGTCACCGGAACGGTGTGTGGTGAGACGGTCGGTCAGTGCTCGCGCTGCCTCGAGCCGGTCGACGGGACCGTGACGGTCTTCCTCACCGAGCTCTTCGCCTATCCGGACAGCGCCACCGAGCAGACGACCGACGCCGACGACGTCCATCGCATCGCCGACGACCGGATCGACCTCGAACAGTCGATCATCGACGCGGTCGCACTCGAACTGCCGATGTCGCCGCTGTGTTCCGAGGACTGTGAGGGTCTGTGCCAGGTCTGCGGAGTCCGGCTCGCCATCGCCGAGCCGGGGCACTCGCACGAGGTCATCGACCCCCGCTGGGCGGGCCTCGCGAACAAGTTCGCCGACCTCGCCGAGGGCGACTCGGTGTCGGCATCGGACGGCGACACCGCCGAGACCGCGGATTCCGACCGGGAACGACATCGTGACTGAGGTCGTGCGCGAGGGCGGACCGCGAGCCGCGCTGCTCGACGCCCTGGACACCGAGATTCGCGACGACCTCCTCACCCTGGCGCTGACCCACCGGTCCTATGCCTACGAGCACGGTGGTCTGCCCACCAACGAGCGGCTGGAATTCCTCGGCGACTCGGTGCTCGGCGTCGTCATCACCGAACGTCTCTATCTGCGATATCCCGACCGGCCCGAGGGCGAGCTGGCCAAGATCCGGGCGAGCGTCGTCAACATGCACGCGCTCGCCGACGTCGCGCGCGGGCTCGGCGACGAGGGCGGACTGGGCAAGTACCTGTTCCTCGGACGCGGCGAGGAGATGACGGGCGGTCGCGACAAGGACTCGATCCTGGCCGACGGTCTGGAATCGCTGTTCGGTGCGGTCTTCCTCAGCCATGGACTCGAGACGTCACAGCGGGTCATCCTCCGGCTCTTCGACGAACGCATCGATCGTGCCGGTCGTCTCGGCGCCGGACTCGACTGGAAGACCTCGCTCCAGGAGTTGAGTTCCGAACGCGGGTTCGGCCCGCCGCAGTACCAGATCAGTGCGACCGGTCCTGACCACAACAAGGAGTTCACCGCCACCGCGCTGGTCGCCGGCGAGAGCCTCGGCGAGGGCGTCGGCCGGACCAAGAAGGAAGCGGAGCAGCAGGCCGCGGCGCACGCGTGGAGAGTGCTCACCGAGCGCGCCTCCGCCTCGTGAACCTCCACCCCGTGAACGACTCGCACGTGGCGATGCATGCCTGAACTACCCGAGGTCGAGACCGTCCGCATCGGTCTCGAGACCCATCTCGTCGGTCGGGTGGTGGCGTCGACCGAAGTCCTTCATCCGCGTGCGATCCGTCGTCACCTCGGCGGGGAACCGGATCTGATCGGGCGGCTCGCCGGCAAACAGGTGACCGGGGTGCGCCGGCGCGGCAAGTACCTGTGGATCGATCTCGCCGACTCCGCCGACCGGGCGGCGCTGGTGGTCCACCTCGGGATGAGCGGCCAGATGCTGATCGCGCGGACCGGGACCCCCGACCACACGCATCTGCGGGTTCGTGCCGTCCTCGACGACGAGAACGAACTCCGCTTCGTCGACCAACGGACCTTCGGCGGTTGGCATCTCGACGACTACACCCCGGATGCGTATGCGCTCGAGAACGGCGCAGCGCCCGCCGACATCCCGATGTCGGTGGCGCACATCGCCACCGATCCCTTCGACCCCGCCTTCGATGCCGGCCGGGTCGTGGATCGCATGCGCGCCAAGCACTCCGAGATCAAACGGGTCCTCCTGGACCAGACCGTGATCTCCGGGGTCGGCAACATCTACGCCGACGAGGCGCTCTGGCGCGCGCGACTACACGGCGCGCGGATCGCCGAGACGATCAGTCGCAAGAAGCTGCGGGAGCTGATCGACGCCGTCACCGAGGTGATGGCGTCGGCCCTGAAGGTCGGCGGCACGTCGTTCGATGCCCTGTACGTGAACGTCAACGGACAGTCCGGGTACTTCGAGCGGTCTCTCAACGCCTACGGGCGGGCGGGGGAGCCGTGCCGCCGGTGCGGGGCGATCATGCGCAGGGAGCAGTTCATGAACCGCAGCTCGTTCTTCTGTCCGCGCTGCCAGCGACCGCCGAGCCGCGGGAGTGGGAGCAGGCCTTGAGAAGGCCGCGACGGTACAGAGGCTGAGTCGAACCGGGCGCGAATACGGCATCGCACGGATTCGCGCGGGCTTTACGCGTCGGGCGGCAAGCGCCCGGTGAAGGATTCGATGTTCACTCGCGCTTCGCCAAGATCGGTCCCGGCAGCCCCAGCTACTGCAGGTACAGCATGGGCGGGACTTCGGGCGGTCGGATCCCGGCATCCGCTGGACGCGCAGCATCCGTACAAGGGCTGGCACGTTGACCCCCTACCTGTCACGGTCAAGGCGCGAAGGTCGGGGATAGCCCGTTACGAAGTCAAGTAACCGTTGGTGGCCTGGAGGTTCTGATGCCGACCGAACCTTTATAAGTGCGATCGAAGTCATTGTCGCGTCTCCCACGGAGACGTCGGACTGAGCAGATGCTCGGTTCGGGATGGCGCACATCCAACGAGTATCGCTCGTCGATCAAAACTGTCGGTGGTTTCGTACATACTCAAAGTCATGGTCCGGAAGATGACGCCCGCGCAGTTCAGGGCCGCGATGAACAAGCAACAACGCCAACAGAAGCAGGCGATCGACAACCATAATCGTGAGGTCCGCCGTCACAACGCAGCGGTGAAGAAAACGGTGAAACTCTATAACCGCGACATGCGCACTTACAACGCAAAGGCTCGTGCGCACAACGCCCGGGTCGAGAATCAGCGCCGACGCCTCAACCAGGAGATTCAGAGGCTGAACTCTCGCCCGGCGGCCACGACTTTCGTCACCTACCGCTCGTCAGTCGAGACCCTTGCCCAGGCGTACGCGGCGACCGAAGCGAGCGTTTCCGGACGGACGATTTCGTCAGCAGGACGCGAGCTCGTCGACCGAGGCAGCGAGGAGGCTGCGAACAGTGCCTACCTGCTCAATGCGATGCACGGCGACGGCGCGCCTGAGGACGATCCGACCGAGAACCAGCTGCGCGGGCCGAGTATGCAGACTGAGCTCTTGAGGTTCGGGCCGGACCTCGTTGACCGGTGGACAGGTGCCTTGTTCTCCTTGAGCCCGCGCAACCCCGATGCCGCCCGCCACTTTTGCACCAGCGCGCGAGAGGTGTTGATCGCGATGATCGACGGCGCTGCTCCCGACTCCCGTGTCGCCGAGGCCGATCCGTCATGCAGCCGAACCGACAGGGGGGTGCCGACCCGACGGGCCAAGGTTGGCTACCTCCTGCGGCGCAAGGGCATTGACGAGAAGTCCATTGAGGACCTCGTCGAGCAAGACATGGACAATGTTCTCAGCCTCTTCCGCGAGTTCAACGACGGCACTCACGGGCACGCCGGAAAGTTCACGATCACCCAGCTCAACGCACTGCGCATTCGTGTGGAGTCCGCGATCGGGTTCATATACGCCCTCTGCCAGGCTTAATACCCGCCGTCGGTCTTGCAGAGCCTATGGTCACGCACTGAGTGACCACATGGTTTCTGAGGCAGTCGGTCTCGGCTCCCAAGCTCTGTCGGTACCCACCGATACGATGACTCCTCAATGAGGTGCTCGCTATCTGCGGTGCGCCGGGTCTCGAAAGGGAGTGTATGTCGAAGATCGTTACTCGGACTCGGCGCCGCAAAACAGGCGAAGGGGCGACGAATCGCAAGATCAACACGCAGCGGGCTGTGAATTTTCAACCTAAGGCGTACTCGGCGTGACCAGTCTTGATTTGAGCGAATCGTCAGCTGAAGCTTCTGACGAACACGGGGCCGCCAACCTCTCCGTAACGAGTCGAGGCGTCGGTGGTCG belongs to Gordonia sp. KTR9 and includes:
- a CDS encoding YceD family protein, with protein sequence MTSEPSRGPGSTPKREPFVLDVRSLGRRPGTMSEVHRTVRTPERLGVEMVGIPADSDVDLDLRLEAVSEGILVTGTVCGETVGQCSRCLEPVDGTVTVFLTELFAYPDSATEQTTDADDVHRIADDRIDLEQSIIDAVALELPMSPLCSEDCEGLCQVCGVRLAIAEPGHSHEVIDPRWAGLANKFADLAEGDSVSASDGDTAETADSDRERHRD
- the rnc gene encoding ribonuclease III translates to MTEVVREGGPRAALLDALDTEIRDDLLTLALTHRSYAYEHGGLPTNERLEFLGDSVLGVVITERLYLRYPDRPEGELAKIRASVVNMHALADVARGLGDEGGLGKYLFLGRGEEMTGGRDKDSILADGLESLFGAVFLSHGLETSQRVILRLFDERIDRAGRLGAGLDWKTSLQELSSERGFGPPQYQISATGPDHNKEFTATALVAGESLGEGVGRTKKEAEQQAAAHAWRVLTERASAS
- the mutM gene encoding bifunctional DNA-formamidopyrimidine glycosylase/DNA-(apurinic or apyrimidinic site) lyase, which produces MPELPEVETVRIGLETHLVGRVVASTEVLHPRAIRRHLGGEPDLIGRLAGKQVTGVRRRGKYLWIDLADSADRAALVVHLGMSGQMLIARTGTPDHTHLRVRAVLDDENELRFVDQRTFGGWHLDDYTPDAYALENGAAPADIPMSVAHIATDPFDPAFDAGRVVDRMRAKHSEIKRVLLDQTVISGVGNIYADEALWRARLHGARIAETISRKKLRELIDAVTEVMASALKVGGTSFDALYVNVNGQSGYFERSLNAYGRAGEPCRRCGAIMRREQFMNRSSFFCPRCQRPPSRGSGSRP
- a CDS encoding DivIVA domain-containing protein yields the protein MYRVFEALDELVAIVEEARSVPMTAGCVVPRGDVLELLDDIKDSIPGELDDAQDVLDQRDTLIGDAREHAETTVAKADSESEAVLAHARAEADRILSEAKAQADRMVDEASAHSSSLVEDASEEAHRLQTSAAREFEAVTGRARAEAQRTIDAANNSYDKSVADGIAEQQRLVSETEVVGAAKSEAERIIDAAHAEADRLRGDCDVYVDEKLAQFEEVLTGTLRSVNRGRHQLRTGAGMHDYVEYPRGVDESARPEGRGDGSRSREASARHTYDRDHGSPLAV